Proteins encoded within one genomic window of Candidatus Brevundimonas colombiensis:
- a CDS encoding outer membrane beta-barrel protein, with product MTEVKAYKFAILAVVAAAAVSTPVLAQSAAGSSADAWTAPRAGDWIVNGRVTDVFSQADDAITTAAGVDSGLHVDVGDSVMPTLGFTYFLTDHLAIEAILGATQHEIRAKGGATDVAVHETWVLPPVVTLQYRPLTEGRFSPYVGAGVNYMVFFDGKDKNDFKVKLDDGFGYALQAGADIGVKGPWSLNVDVKKVWFNTDADVNDGALKSEVNLDPWVVSVGFGRKF from the coding sequence ATAACCGAAGTGAAAGCCTATAAGTTCGCCATCCTGGCCGTCGTCGCTGCGGCCGCCGTCAGCACGCCGGTCCTGGCCCAGAGCGCCGCCGGTTCGAGCGCAGACGCCTGGACCGCGCCGCGCGCCGGCGACTGGATCGTCAATGGTCGCGTGACCGACGTCTTTTCTCAGGCCGACGACGCCATCACGACCGCCGCTGGCGTCGACAGCGGCCTGCACGTCGATGTGGGCGACAGCGTCATGCCCACCCTGGGCTTCACCTATTTCCTGACCGACCATCTGGCGATCGAGGCCATTCTGGGCGCCACCCAGCACGAGATTCGCGCAAAGGGCGGCGCGACGGATGTCGCGGTCCACGAAACCTGGGTCCTGCCGCCGGTGGTGACCCTGCAGTATCGCCCGCTGACCGAAGGCCGCTTCAGCCCCTATGTCGGGGCCGGCGTGAACTATATGGTTTTCTTCGACGGCAAGGATAAGAACGACTTCAAGGTCAAGCTGGATGACGGCTTCGGCTACGCCCTTCAGGCGGGCGCGGACATCGGCGTCAAGGGACCGTGGAGCCTGAACGTCGACGTCAAGAAGGTCTGGTTCAACACCGACGCTGACGTCAACGACGGCGCGCTGAAAAGCGAAGTGAACCTGGACCCCTGGGTCGTGTCCGTGGGCTTCGGCCGCAAGTTCTGA
- a CDS encoding DUF1285 domain-containing protein, which yields MTDEASKTGLNALAQAAKQAPGRGLPPVHLWNPQNCGEIDIVIRRDGVWMHEGSPIGRKELVRLFSTVLRRDPDGYHLVTPVEKMKIRVEDLPFRAVTLGREGDDLIFTTDVGDEVRAGRDDAIVVETDPVTGEPSPRVHVRRDLWARIARPVFYELVEMAEEVDGRLIVRSGAQAFSLGAVA from the coding sequence ATGACGGACGAGGCATCCAAGACCGGGCTAAACGCCCTGGCGCAAGCGGCGAAACAGGCGCCGGGTCGGGGCCTGCCGCCGGTCCACCTGTGGAACCCCCAGAACTGCGGCGAAATCGACATCGTCATTCGGCGCGACGGCGTGTGGATGCATGAGGGATCGCCCATCGGCCGCAAGGAACTGGTGCGGCTGTTCTCGACCGTCCTGCGCAGGGACCCCGACGGCTATCATCTGGTCACGCCGGTCGAGAAGATGAAAATCCGCGTCGAGGATCTGCCGTTCCGCGCCGTGACGCTGGGGCGCGAGGGCGACGACCTGATCTTCACGACCGATGTCGGCGACGAGGTGCGGGCCGGTCGCGACGACGCCATCGTGGTCGAGACCGATCCCGTGACGGGCGAGCCATCGCCTCGCGTCCATGTGCGCCGCGATCTGTGGGCGCGGATCGCGCGGCCTGTCTTCTACGAACTTGTGGAGATGGCCGAGGAGGTGGACGGGCGGCTGATCGTGCGTTCGGGCGCTCAGGCCTTTTCGCTGGGGGCCGTGGCATGA
- a CDS encoding CoA pyrophosphatase, whose translation MSLDTLKTRLSRRLAPIDSWRPGVKPDRSDYDLNPGSARAAGELRPAAVLIPVVARPEGATVLLTRRADTLARHTGQIAFPGGRLDPGENAVQAALREADEEVALNPSTVQVLGLSDAYETGTGFLVTPVIGWLDAAPAVTPSPDEVAEVFETPWDFLMDAANHRRDFYDLDEGLRRWFWAMPWGERYIWGVTAGILKGLHARLYGDEPAPEAASVEDAA comes from the coding sequence ATGAGCCTGGACACGCTGAAGACGCGTCTGAGCCGGAGACTGGCGCCGATCGACAGCTGGCGGCCGGGGGTGAAGCCCGACCGGTCCGACTATGATCTGAACCCCGGCAGCGCGCGGGCGGCGGGCGAGTTGCGGCCTGCGGCGGTTCTGATCCCCGTGGTGGCCCGGCCCGAGGGAGCCACGGTCCTTCTGACACGCCGGGCGGACACCCTGGCAAGGCACACCGGCCAGATCGCTTTTCCCGGCGGACGGCTGGACCCGGGCGAGAACGCTGTTCAGGCGGCCCTGCGCGAGGCGGACGAGGAAGTGGCCCTGAACCCGTCAACCGTCCAGGTGCTGGGCCTGTCGGACGCCTATGAGACGGGCACAGGATTTCTGGTGACGCCGGTCATCGGCTGGCTGGATGCGGCGCCGGCCGTGACGCCTTCGCCGGACGAGGTGGCCGAGGTGTTCGAGACGCCGTGGGATTTCCTGATGGATGCGGCCAACCATCGCCGCGATTTCTATGATCTGGACGAAGGGCTGCGACGCTGGTTCTGGGCCATGCCTTGGGGCGAACGCTACATCTGGGGTGTCACGGCGGGCATTCTGAAGGGGCTGCACGCGCGGCTGTATGGCGACGAACCGGCGCCGGAAGCCGCCTCGGTCGAGGACGCGGCATGA
- a CDS encoding N-acetyltransferase — protein MSHALAISTGLSRIEAETPADAQGVETLVMAAFGPGRFAKTAERLREGSAPSAGFVAHAEGRVIGSVRLWPVTVAETPALFLGPIAVDAGRRSDGLGAELVAACLDHARTLAGQVGGVLLVGDRAYFERFGFIPAPDVVLPGPVDRRRILWLTTGVTNLSGAVAIAR, from the coding sequence ATGTCGCACGCCTTGGCCATATCCACGGGTCTCAGCCGTATTGAAGCCGAGACCCCGGCGGACGCGCAGGGCGTGGAGACGCTGGTCATGGCCGCCTTCGGGCCGGGACGGTTCGCCAAGACGGCGGAACGGCTGCGCGAAGGGTCGGCGCCGTCCGCCGGCTTCGTGGCCCATGCCGAGGGGCGGGTGATCGGTTCGGTGCGGCTGTGGCCCGTCACGGTCGCCGAGACGCCGGCCCTGTTCCTGGGCCCCATTGCGGTGGACGCAGGTCGCCGCAGCGACGGCCTGGGCGCCGAACTGGTCGCGGCCTGTCTGGATCATGCGCGAACCTTGGCCGGGCAGGTCGGCGGGGTGCTGCTGGTGGGGGACCGGGCCTATTTCGAGCGTTTCGGCTTCATTCCCGCGCCTGACGTGGTTCTGCCAGGACCGGTGGATCGTCGGCGCATCCTGTGGCTGACGACCGGCGTCACGAACCTATCCGGCGCGGTCGCCATCGCCCGATAG